GAGAAAAGTTGCTTGAGCTCTTCTCAGAACCAATTGGTCTCTCAATAGATGGATATCCGGCCATCGCGCTCGTTATTAGAAACCCTCCAGAATTTAAATCAATAGAATTAAGGGATGAAGCGATAAGATTTGAGGCAAGGGGGGCAATGATACTTATCGTTAAGAACGGAGAGATAGTATTTCCAGAAGATTTAAGGCCCTTAAAAGAGATGTATCCTGAGGTTGTTAGGAAGATTTACGATTACGATGAGGGCGATGCGATTGTAATAACATGGGCTGAAACACCTCCAAAGGCATTTAAGAGTGCTCTTCATGTGGCTTATGTTCTCAAAAAGGATGAAATTCCTGAGGAGTTATTGGAGGTGGTTAGGTGATTATCCTCGCTCTTGACGTTTATGAGGAGGATAAAGCGTTGAACATAGCTAAGGAGGTAGAGGATTATGTATCAATGATAAAGGTTAACTGGCCCCTAATTCTTGGTAGT
The window above is part of the Pyrococcus sp. NA2 genome. Proteins encoded here:
- a CDS encoding DUF4443 domain-containing protein, yielding MDRKRGAYPEYTIEDVLAVILLLKTPLGRKQLAEKLELGEGTVRTLLRKLSIAGIITSRQRGHFLTKLGNEVREKLLELFSEPIGLSIDGYPAIALVIRNPPEFKSIELRDEAIRFEARGAMILIVKNGEIVFPEDLRPLKEMYPEVVRKIYDYDEGDAIVITWAETPPKAFKSALHVAYVLKKDEIPEELLEVVR